The stretch of DNA TTAATTCTTTCACAATATCACCTCAAATTAGTGTTATAAATATATTCTAATATATCAAAAACAGACAGTGTTCCAACAATTTCGTTGTTATTATTTACAACAGGGTATGCAATATCTTCATTTTTAATCATTTCACTTATCAAATCATCAGTTAATTTGTCATCTTCATTTAATATTTTTATCTCATCTACAAAAAGCATTAAATCTTCAACTTTTGAGTGCTTACAGCCCGTTAATAAATCTAGTGCATTAACCCATCCTTCAAGTTTTCCATCTTCAACTACTGGTGCGTATGCCTTTTTATTTTTATACAGGATTTGGACAGCATCACCACCTATCATTTCTGGACTTAGTTTTATAAATTCTTTGTTTATTACATCTTTTACTTTTAAATCCATAAAATACCCCTATATATTTTTATTTTCATCTATTACATAGCATATCC from Methanothermococcus okinawensis IH1 encodes:
- a CDS encoding CBS domain-containing protein → MDLKVKDVINKEFIKLSPEMIGGDAVQILYKNKKAYAPVVEDGKLEGWVNALDLLTGCKHSKVEDLMLFVDEIKILNEDDKLTDDLISEMIKNEDIAYPVVNNNNEIVGTLSVFDILEYIYNTNLR